From a single Capsicum annuum cultivar UCD-10X-F1 chromosome 12, UCD10Xv1.1, whole genome shotgun sequence genomic region:
- the LOC107849664 gene encoding probable 2-oxoglutarate-dependent dioxygenase AOP1, giving the protein MGVFSAPKIDFGKSSELKKGSEKWNLLRDEVFKALEEYGCFEALLDGEIPKVKLYEKLKEVFNFNLEKIFGNTQSVLVGYDRYKPKAPLQERLVIPNVLNDGVIENFSKNLWPDGESEFSDLVLTYSKKLSEFDDLVKRMVFEKLGLEKYLDEHKKSGDYLLAMIKYRAPKAGETNVGIPPHTDNIISTILSQHDQDGLQILDKNGQWLDVQFSTPNSYVFLVSDCLKAFTNGRLNCLIHRVIIGNEERYSVGFPLIPKEGYIIKVPEELVDENHPLLYKPFDGSKLLPFYMAEGRRGVSATLEDFCGVSTNNPNLS; this is encoded by the exons atGGGTGTTTTTAGTGCTCCAAAAATAGATTTTGGAAAGTCATCAGAGTTGaaaaaaggaagtgaaaaatgGAATTTATTGCGGGATGAAGTTTTCAAAGCTTTAGAAGAATATGGTTGTTTTGAGGCTTTGCTTGATGGAGAAATTCCAAAAGTGAAACTATATGAAAAGTTGAAAGAAGTTTTCAActttaatttggagaaaatatTTGGAAATACACAAAGTGTTTTAGTAGGTTATGATAGGTATAAACCTAAAGCACCACTTCAAGAGAGATTGGTGATTCCCAATGTCCTCAATGATGGTGTTAttgagaatttttctaaaaatctttgGCCTGATGGAGAGTCTGAATTCAG TGATTTGGTGCTCACTTACTCCAAGAAACTATCAGAATTTGATGATTTGGTAAAAAGAATGGTATTTGAGAAATTGGGATTGGAAAAATACTTGGATGAACACAAAAAATCAGGTGATTATTTACTTGCTATGATCAAGTACAGAGCACCTAAAGCTGGAGAGACAAATGTTGGAATACCTCCACATACTGACAATATCATTTCAACAATTTTAAGCCAACATGATCAAGATGGGCTGCAAATTTTGGACAAAAATGGACAATGGCTTGATGTTCAATTCTCAACACCTAATTCATATGTGTTCCTTGTTAGTGATTGTTTGAAA GCATTTACAAATGGTAGACTGAATTGTCTTATTCATCGAGTGATAATAGGGAATGAAGAGAGGTATTCTGTGGGTTTTCCATTAATTCCTAAAGAAGGATATATCATAAAAGTTCCAGAAGAACTTGTTGATGAAAATCATCCTTTGCTTTACAAGCCCTTTGATGGTTCCAAACTTCTTCCATTTTATATGGCGGAGGGAAGACGCGGTGTTTCTGCTACTCTCGAAGACTTCTGTGGTGTCTCAACCAACAATCCAAACTTGTCTTGA